The following is a genomic window from Amycolatopsis australiensis.
GGCGGCGGCATTCACCCGCCCCAGGACGAACGCGCTGTCGTTCCGCCAGAACGACGCGGTGGCGCGGGAGATCCTGGCGCTGGCCGGCGAGCAGAGCTGATCGGCGCGGCGGGCGTTGCGCTAACGGTGCCCGGCACGGCGGTTCCGCGTGCCCTCAGCGAGCCCAGCTGACCAGCTCGCCCAGCACTTCCTCCGGCGGCGGCATCTCCGCGATCTCGGCAGCCACCCCTCGCGCGACTTCGCGCGGTTCCGGATCCTCCAGCAGCGCCCGCGCCGCCGCCTCGATCGCCGGTATCCGGATCTCCGCACCCACCAGCGCCGTCCCCGCCCCCAGCGTCGTCAGCGCCTCCGCGTTCGCGAACTGGTCCGCTCCCTGCGGCAGCACCAGCTGTGGCAGGCCCGCGGCCAGCGAGGCCAGCACCGTGCCCGAGCCGCCGTGGTGGACCACCGCGCCCGCGTGCTTCAGGACCTCCGCCTGCGGGACGAACCCCGCGATCCGCACCCGCTCCGGAACCGGGCCCAGCGCCGCCGGGTCGCCCGGGCCCAGTGCCACCAGCACCTCCACCGGCAGGCGGGACAGCGCAGCGATCGCTCCACGCAGCACGTCCGTCGCGCCGAACGCCACCGTGCCCAGCGTCAGGTACACGAAACCGTCCGCCGGCAGCGGCGGTAGCGGGACCTCCGGGTCGTACGGGGTCGGGCGCATCCGGAACACCTTCGGCACGCCCGCCGTCCCCGGGTCGCGGATGCTGTCCGGCCAGACGTCGATGCAGGCGTTGCCCAGCATCGCGTCCGCCGGGGGCGTTTGCCAGATCGGCGCCAGCCGCTCGGCTGCGAGCGCCAGCACCTGCGGTGGCATCGACCGGCCGATGACCAGCGACACCGCCGGCACGCCCGCCCGCTGCGCCAGCGCTCCGGCGCCGACGTCACTCTGCTCGTAGACCACCAGGTCGGGACGCAGTTTCGGCAGCAACGGCGTCAGGTCGCCGATGGTCGCCCGTGGCAGCAGCTCCGCGAACATCGTGATGCCGACGTCGAGGAACCCCGCGTCCTCGCCGTGCCGCCGCCTGGCCTCGGCCTCCGCGTCGGCGATGGCGATGCCCACGCGGTGTACCTCGAAGCCCAGTTCACGCACGCGCGGCACGAAGGCCTCGCCGGTGCCGAAGACGACGTCGTGTCCCGCCGCGCGGGCCGCGTTCGCCAGCGGCAGCAGGGGGAACAGGTGCCCGTACGCCGGGCGGCACGTGAAGAGGATCCGCACCGCCCGAGCGTACCGGTCAGCGCTGCCCGGCCGGGGCGATCCGGGACCGCCCCGGGATCGCCGCGAGCAGTTCCTTCGTGTACTCCGCCCGCGGCTCGTGCAGCACCTGCGCCGCCGGGCCCAGCTCGACCAGCGAACCGTCCCGCAGGACGCCCACCTGGTCGGCCAGCTGCCGGACCACCGCGAGGTCGTGCGAGATGAACAGGTACGACAGCCCCAGCGACTCCTGCAGCTCCGCCAGCAGCCGCAGGATCTGCGCCTGCACCGAGACGTCCAGCGCCGACACCGGCTCGTCGCACACCACCAGGTCCGGCCGCAGCGCCAGCGCCCGCGCGATCGCCACCCGCTGCCGCTGGCCGCCCGACAGCTCGGCCGGCTTCCGGCGCGCCACCGACGCCGGCAGCGCCACCTGGTCCAGCAGTTCCGGGACCCGCGTGCGCGGCAGCCCGAACGCCCGCAGCGGCTCGGCGACGACGTCCTCGATCGAGAACTTCGGGTTCAGCGACGCGTACGGGTTCTGGTACACGACCTGCATCCGCCGCCGCAGCCGGCGCAGCTCGGACCCGGCGAGCGACGTGATGTCCCGGCCGTCGAACACCACCGAGCCCGCCGACGGCGTCTCCAGCCGCAGCACCATGCGGGCCGTCGTCGACTTGCCCGAGCCGGACTCGCCGACCAGGGCCAGGGTCTGGCCGCGCGGGATGTCGAACGAAACGCCGTCCACCGCGCGGATGCCGCCGTCGAACGTCTTCGCCAGGTCCCGCACCGACACGAGCGGCTCGGCGGGCGGGGCGGCCGGCCGCGAAGCGCTCGACATGCTCGGAGCCGCCGCCAGGAGCTGCTGGGTGTAGGGGTGCTGGGGCGCGCTGACCACCGACGGGCCCTCTTCGACCACCGATCCCTGCGAGAGCACCACGATCCGCGACGCCCGGTCCGCCGCGACACCGAGGTCGTGCGTGATCAGCAGGATCGCCGTGCCGGACTCCGCCGCCAGCGCCGTCAGGTGGTCGAGGATCCGCCGCTGGACGGTGACGTCCAGCGCCGAAGTCGGCTCGTCCGCGATGATCAGCTTCGGGCGCCCGGCCAGCGCGGCCGCGATCAGCACCCGCTGCCGCAGCCCGCCCGACAGCTGGTGCGGGTACTGCCGCGCCCGCAGCTGCGGGTCCGGGACGCCCGCGCGTTCCAGCAGCTCGATCGCCCGCGCGGGAGCGGACCGCCGGTCGGCGAGCCCGTGGATCTTCAGCACCTCCGCGACCTGGTCGCCGACCCGGTGCACGGGGTTCAGCGACACCGCCGGGTCCTGCGGCACCAGCGCGATCTCTCGCCCCCGGACCCGGCGCCACTGCTTGTCCGACAGGGAAAGCAGGTCACGGCCGGCGAACGTGATCGAGCCGCCGTCGACCCGGCCACCGCGCGGGAGCAGGCCGATCGCCGCGTGCGCGGTGGTCGACTTCCCGGAGCCCGACTCACCGACGACGGCGACCACTTCACCCGCCTCGACGTCCAGGCTGACGTCACGGACGGCCGGGACCGCCCGGTACGACACCGCGAGCCGGGAGATCCGCAGCAGGGTCATCGTTCGCCTCCGTCCAGTGCGCGGGACAGCCGGTTCGCGGACAGGACCACCGCCGCGACCGTCAGGCCCGGGAACGTCGTCATCCACCAGGCCGTGGCCAGGAAGCTGCGGCCGCCCGCGACGAGTGAGCCCCACTCCGGCGTCGGCGGGGTCGCGCCGAACCCGAGGAAGCTCAGCGCCGACACCTCGAGCACGGCCGTGCCGAGGGTGAGCGTGGCCAGCGCCAGCACCGGGCCCACGGCATTGGGCAGGACGTGCCGCAGCAGCACGCCGGACCAGCGCACTCCGCTGGCGCGTGCCGCTTCGACGAACACGCCGCTTCGCACGCGAAGCACCTCCGCGCGCATGACCCGCGCGAAAGACGCGAGATTCGCGATGCCGACGGCGATCGCGACGTTCGTCGTGCCGAAGCCCAGGGCCGTGACCAGGGCCAGCGACAGCAGGATCGGCGGGATGGCCAGGAAGACGTCGACGATCCGCATGATCACGGTGTCCGCCCAGCCGCCGCGGAACCCGGCCAGCAGGCCCAGCGCCGAGCCCGCGACCAGCGCCACGAGCACGGCGATCGCGGTCGCCCGCAGCGAGAGCGACGCGCCGTGGATCACCCGCGCGTAGACGTCACGGCCGGTCTCGTCGGTGCCGAACAGGTGACGCAGCGAAGGGCCTTGCAGCCGTTCCGCCGGGACGCCGGTGATCGGGTCGTACCCGGTCAGCAGCGCCGGCACGAAGGCCGCGAGCAGCACGAACGCCAGCACGGCGACGGCGAGCACCAGGCCCGGGCGGCGCACCACGCGGGCCGGGGCGGCGAGGTCAACCACGGGCCACCACCGCGGGCGTGCGCGCGATGCGCGGGTCGAGCAGCGGGTAGAGCAGGTCGACGACCAGGTTGAGCACCACGAACACCAGCGCGGCCAGCACGATCACCGCCTGCACCACGGGGACGTCCTGCGCGGTGACGGCGGCCGCGGTGATCCGGCCGACGCCGTCGCGCGAGAACACCGTCTCGGTGATCACCGACCCGGCGACGAGGTTGCCCGCGACCACGCCGGCGACGGTCAGCGTCGGCACGGCCGCGTTGCGCAGCAGGTGTCCGAAGTGGACGCGCCAGCGGCTCGCGCCCTTGGCCGCCGCGATCTCCGCGTACGGCTCTTCCTGCTGCGTGGCGAGGCTCTTCGCCAGGACCTGGCCGATGATCGCGCCGGTCGGCAGGGCGAGGGTGATCGCGGGAAGGATCACCGCCGAGAAGCCCTGCGTGCCGAGCGCCGGCAGCAGCCGCAGCCGGAACGAGAAGAACTGGATCAGCAGCAGCCCCACCCAGAACGGCGGCAGCGAGATCGCCAGCGACGGCAGGGACAGCAGGGCCTGCCGCAGCCAGCGGAACCGGGTGAACGTGCCGAGGAACGCCGAGCCGCCGCCGAACAGCACCGCGAACACCAGCGCCAGCCCGGTCACCGCGAGCGTCGGCGGCAACGCCGTGACGACCATGTGCGTGGCGTCGTCGCCGGTCGCGACGCTGCGGCCGAAGTCGCCGTGCAGCGCCGAGACCAGCCGTTTCAGGTACTGCACCGGCAGCGGCGAGTCGAGGCCGTACTCGGCGCGGGCCGCCGCCAGCTGCTCCGGCGTCGCCGACGAGCCCGCTTCGCCGCTGGCGAGCTTCGCCGAAACGGCGTCGCCCGGCAGCAGGTAGAGGATCAGGAACGACAGCGTGAACGCCGCCCACAGCACGAACACCGCCTGCCCGAAGCGGCGCAGCAGGTAGCGCCTCACGACAGCCACGCGTCGAACAGCTGCAGCCGCGACGACGCCTCGAAGTCGACGCCGTGGGCCTTGGAGCTCAGCGCGACGACCTGGGTCAGCTCGAACACCGGGACCGCGTAGGCGTGTTCGACGATCAGCTTCTGCGCCTCCTCGGCCGGCGGCTTGCGCTTCGCCGCGTCCACAGTGGACGACTGCGCGTCGAGGACGGCGTCCAGCGGGTTGCCCGGCGCGAGCTTGCTGCGGTTGCCCGCCTTCGTCGAAAACTGGCTGCGCAGGATGTCCGGGTCGGCGCGGGTGACGTTGTACCAGAGGAAGTCGTAGTTCCCGCTCAGCTGGATCTGCGTGGTCTCGGCCGTCGTGTGCTGCTCGATCTTCAGGTCGAAGCCGATCTTGCGCAGCTGCTGCTGGATCAGCTCCAGCACGCTGCGGTTCTGGTTGAACACCGGCGAGAACACCACGGACGCGGCCAGCTGCTGGCCGTTCTTCGTGCGGATTCCGCCGGGCCCGGGCACCCAGCCGTCGGCGTCCAGCAGGGCCGCCGCGCCCTTCTGGTCGTACGCGAGCTGCTGCGAGAAGTCGCTGTGCAGCGGCGTCGCCGAGCCGAGGATGCTGGTGGCGGCCTTGTAGCTCGGCGTCAGCACGGTGTTCACCACCTCGGCGCGGTCGACGCCCTTGAGGACGGCCTGGCGCACCTTCTCGTCGGTGAGCACGCCGCGGGTGGTGTTGGCGTGCAGGTTGAACACGACCCCGGGGTTGGGCCGGATGTTCTCGCCGAAGCCGTTGCCGGCGAACTGCGGCTCGTCGACCGGCTGGACGTCGGTGATCGCGTCGAGCTGGCCGGAGGCGAGGCTGCCGGTGCGGACGCCCGGCTCGGGCACGATCTTGTAGTCGATCTTGTCGAGGTAGGCTTCGCCCTGGTGCTTGAACAGCGCCGAGCCCCAGGTGTAGCCCTTGCGCTTGGCCAGGACGATCTCCTGGTTCTGCTTCAGGCTCTCGAAGACGAACGGCCCCGAGCCGATGAGGCCGTTGCCCTGGCAGCGCTGCTCCGGCGTCTTCGCGAACGCCGCCGGGGCCAGGACGCCGAGCGACATCGTCGAGCTGGCCTGCAGGAACTGCGCGCTGGGCGCGGAGAACTCGAGGCGGACCGTCCGCGGGTCCACGACCGTCGCCGCCTTGTACGCGGCGAGGTAGCCGTAGCCGAGCTGGGCCTTCGTGCCGAGGGCCTTGATGCCGTCGAAGCTGGTCTTGACCGCGGCGGCGTCGACCGGGCTGCCGTCGGAGAACGTCGCGCCGGAGCGCAGGTGGAAGGTGAACGCCGTCGAGCCGGCGTCGATCTCCCACTTCTCGGCCAGCCACGGCTTGATCTCGCCGGTCTTCGGGTCCTGGTCGGTGAGGGAGTCGACGAGCTGGCGGCCGACGTTGATGGACGCGTTCGTGGCCGACTGCTGCGGGTCGATGCAGTCGGGCGCGGACGAGATGCCGAGGCGCAGCGTGCCGCCGGCCTTCGGCGGGCCCGCGTCGGCGGCCTGTTCGGTACCGGCGGCGGAGCAGGCGGTCAGCAGGACGGGAAGGGCGAGCAGGGCCGCGGCGTTGCGGGCGCGGGAAAGGGGGGACACCGGACGGCCTCCAGCGGGGAGCGGTTGCGTCTTCAACCACCGACGCTAACCACGCGCTGAAGGCCGTCCCACTGTGCGAACCGCGGTCTCATTCCCTGACACCGCAAGGATTCGCTCTTGACAGCGTCAGCAGCGGTTGAGCATGTCCGTCAGCGCGCTCTTCTCCGCCGAGTTGATCGTCAGCTTGAACTTGTACTTCACCGCGACCCACATCTTCGCGTAGGTGCACCAGTAGCTGACCAGCGGCGGCTTCCACGCGTCGGGCGACTTGTCGCCCTTCTCCTGGTTGACGTTGTCCGTCACGGCGATCAGCTGCGGGTCGGTGAGGTCGTTCGCGTACGCCTGGCGCTGCGCGGTGGTCCACGTGGACGCGCCGGTGCGCCACGCGTCGGCCAGCGGGACGACGTGGTCGATGTCCACATCGGACGCCGCGGTCCAGGTCGCGCCGTCGTACGGGCTGAACCACTTGCCAGAGATGGGCGCGCAGCTGGAGTCGGTCACCACGTTCGTGCCGTCGCGCTTGAGCACCACTTCGCGCGTGTTGCAGTTGTTGCCCTGGTCGATCCAGTGCGGGAACTTGTCGCGGCTGTAGCCGGTCAGCGAGCCGTCCGCCTTGACGGTCAGCGCCGCGAGCTCGGACTTCGCCGTGGTCGCCGACGGGATGCCCGGCGGGGTCGCGTCCGCGACGCCGGCCAAGGTGCCGGACAGCACGGCCGTGACGGCGAGAATGGTGAACGAATGACGAACAGCACGCCTGGTTGGCATCTTGCTGCCTCCGTGTCAGGTGCGGGGACAGCTAACCCTGATACATCGGAGTGGCGTGTGCAACACGTATAGGTGACATGTTGCTGCCCGTCGATGAACCGTGCGTTACCAGGCGGGCACCCGCTCGTGAACCCCGCCGGTCAGAGCGTGCCGCGCACCAGCCGCAGGTCCTCGGTGTGCCGGTACCACGTCCACTTGTTCACCGCGCGCTCGTGGACGACGTCGTCGCGGACCGGGCGCGTCGGGATGCAGCCGATCTGGAACGCCCGCGCGTAGAACGTCGTCGGCCGCTTGAAGAGGGTGCCCTTGACGACCCGGACGGCCAGGCCGGGCCCGCCCGGATCCGGCGTCACCTCGATCGACGAGGCCGGCCCGCGCAGCGCCACCTGCTCGTCGGCGTAGGCCACCCCGCGGACCAGCCGCAGCTGCCCGCGCCCGACGAGCACGCCGCCGACGTCGTCGCGGATCAGCGGCACCGGGTCGACCTCGCCGCGCAGCGCCAGCGCGAGCGCCTGCAACGGCGTCTTCGGCAGCCCCCAGAGCGCCGCGACGGCCGAGTCCGGCGACGACGGCACGAACCCGACCGACACGCCGGAGAGCGCGTCCTTGCGGAGCAGCCGCAGCACGACCGCGGCCAGGTCCGCGTCGGTCCCCGACACGACCAGGTGATCGTGTTCGCCCAGCAAGGGGTCGATTTCCGCCTTGCCGGGACGGCTCGGCACGCGGATCGACACGACGTCGTCGACCTCTTCGAAGCCCGCCGCGCCGTCGCCACAGGCCACCACTATTCCGCGCACCCGCGGGACCTCCGTTACAGTCATGCACCGGCATTTCCCAAGCGCCACCGGTGTCCGTCCGGGACACTTAACCTCAGTCGTCGAACACCTGGAGTGTCACATGCCGGCCATCGTGCTCATCGGTGCCCAATGGGGAGACGAAGGCAAGGGCAAGGCCACCGACCTGATGGGTGACCGGGTCCAGTGGGTCGTCCGCTACCAGGGTGGCAACAACGCCGGTCACACGGTCGTCCTGCCGAACGGCGAGAACTTCGCCCTGCACCTCATCCCGTCCGGCATCCTCACGCCCGGCGTGACCAACGTCATCGGCAACGGCGTGGTGGTGGACCCCGGTGTGCTGCTGGAGGAGCTGTCCGGCCTCGAAGCGCGGGACGTCGACACGTCCAAGCTGCTGATCTCGGCCGACGCGCACCTGATCATGCCGTACCACGTGGCCATCGACAAAGTCACCGAGCGCTACCTCGGCAGCCGCAAGATCGGCACCACCGGGCGTGGCATCGGGCCGTGCTACCAGGACAAGATCGCCCGCGTCGGTGTCCGGGTGCAGGACCTGCTCGACGAGAAGATCTTCCGCCAGAAGGTCGAGGCCGCCCTGGAGTTCAAGAACCAGGTGCTGGTGAAGGTCTACAACCGCAAGGCCCTCGACGCGAACCAGGTCGCCGACGAGGTGCTGACCGCGGGCGAGAAGTTCGCGCACCGCATCGCCGACACGCGGCTGCAGCTCAACCAGGCGCTCGAGCGCGGCGAGACCGTGCTGCTGGAGGGCTCACAGGGCACGCTGCTGGACGTCGACCACGGCACCTACCCGTTCGTGACGTCGTCGAACCCGACGTCCGGCGGCGCGAGCGCCGGGTCGGGCATCGGCCCGGGCCGGATCACGACGGTGCTCGGCATCCTGAAGGCGTACACCACCCGCGTCGGCTCCGGCCCGTTCCCGACCGAGCTGCACGACGAGTCCGGCGAGTACCTGCGCAAGCAGGGCGGCGAGTTCGGCGTGACGACGGGCCGGTCGCGGCGCACCGGCTGGTTCGACGCGGTGATCGCGCGGTACGCGGTCCGCGTCAACGGCATCACCGACTACTTCCTCACCAAGCTGGACGTGCTGTCCGGCCTGGAGAAGGTGCCGGTGTGCGTCGGTTACGAGGTCGACGGCTTCCGCACGCAGGACATGCCGATGACGCAGACCGACGTGCACCACGCGATCCCGATCTACGAAGAGCACCCGGGCTGGTTCGAGGACATCTCGGGCTGCCGCACGTTCGAGGAGCTCCCGGCGAACGCCCGCGCGTACGTCGAGCGCCTCGAAGAGCTGTCGGGCGCCCGCATCTCGGCGATCGGCGTCGGCCCGGGCCGCGACCAGACGATCGTGCGCCACGAATTCGTCTAGGTCAGCTTGGTCGACACCGGCGTCTCGTTGCGGAAGAGGTCGAGCACCGGGCAGTGCTCGTCGACCTCGCGCTTGAGGTCCTCGTAGCGCTCCCGGCTCGCCGGGCCCTCCAGTTCCACGGACACGCGGACGTCGCCGAAGCCGGGACGCGTGTTGAAGGAGAAGCCGAAGAAGCCGTGCAGGTCGAGGTCGCCGTCGACGGTGACCTTGATCGAGTCGAGCGGGATGCCGCGCTTCGCCGCCCAGAACTGGTAGGTGATGACCTGGCAGGAACCGAGGGCGGCCAGCGCGTACTCGACGGGGTTGGCGGCGTGGTCGGTCCCGCCGAGCGCGGGTGGCTCGTCGACGGTGAAGCTGTGGTCCCGCACCTTCACCTCGACCTCGGTCCTGGTGCCGGGCTTGAGGGTGTTGGCCACGCTGAAGGAGACGGCGGCGTTGTGCGGGTCGGCGTCGACGGCCCGGCGGGTGCCGTCGATGACGTCGGTCAGCGACATGGGTGCTCCTCGGTGATCGGTATTTCGCCACAGGGTGGGCGAATCCCGCGCGCCGCGCTCGGGTTCTCAATTCCTGGGAAGCCGGAAATCGGGGCGGGCACTCGCTAGCTTGGGATCATGACCATCGGAGTCACGCTGCCCGCCGGCGACACCGCGGCCGCGCCCAACCTCGTCGACGAGCTGATCGCCCAGACCCGCCAGGCCGCCGATGCCGGCCTGAAATCCGTCTGGTTCTCGCAGCTTCCGCTCGGCCAGGACGCCATCACCGTCGCCGCGCTCGCCGGGCGTGAGGTGCCCGGGATCGAGGTCGGCACGTCGGTGGTGCCCACGTATCCGCGGCACCCGTTCCTCGTCGCGAGCGCGGCGCAGACCGCGCAGGCGGCGACCGGCGGCCGGTTCACGCTCGGGATCGGGCTCGGCTCGCAGGGGTTCCTCGGCCCGGTCTACGGCCTCGAATACCCGCCGCCGATCCGCCATCTGCGCGAGTACCTGACCGTCCTGAAGCAGGTCTTCGCGGGGGAAGCCGTCGACTTCGAGGGTGAGACCGTCACCGCGAAGGCGCCGGGACCGTCCACTGTGGGCGGTGCGGTGCCGGTCGTGGTCGCCGCCATGGGGCCGCAGGCGCTGCGCGTCACCGGTGAGCTGGCCGACGGCACCCTGCCCTACCTCGCGGGGCCGAGAGCGCTTTCCGAGCGGATCGTGCCCGCGCTTCCCGGGGGCAAGCGGATCATCGCCGCCGTTCCGGCCGTCGTCACCGACGAGCCCGACGCCGTGCGCGCGCTGGCCGTCGAGCAGATGGGCTTCTACGCGCAGATCCCGTCGTACCAGCGGATCCTCGACGCGGAAGGCGTCGATCATCCGGCGGACCTCGCGCTCATCGGTGACGAAAAGACGGTCCTGGAAGGCCTGCGGCGCTACTACGACGCCGGCGCGACCGGCGTCGTCGTGACGCAGACCGGCATCCGCTCCGCCGAGGAGCGGCTTCGGACATGGGAGGTCGTCAGCTCAGCCGGTTCGTGAGCGTTGTCGACACCGACAGCTCCTCCAGGTCCAGCTCCCGCAGCACCTTCTGCAGGATCTCGTCGTCGAGCCGGCCCGCGCGGTTCTCCTCGAGCATCGCCTTGCGCTGCGTGATCAGCAGCTCCCGCCGGGCCTTGGCGAACTGGGCCTGCGGGCTGCCGGCCCGCTCTTCGCCCGAAAGGGTGATCGCCGCCTTCGCGAACCGGTACCGCGTGTCGACGAGCCGCTCGAGCCGCTCCTTGAGCCGGTCGATCCGCTCCGGCGGCAGGTCCAGCGACGCCAGCCGGTCGCGGCTGATCTCGCGCAGCCGTTCGTGCGCCGCCTTCTTCGCGACTTCGCGCGCGGCCAGCTCCTCCGCTTCGTCTCGCTCGGCTTCCGAGGGGTCCTGCACCTTCAGGACGCGGATCAGCGGCGGCAGCGTCAGGCCCTGGATCAGCACGGTCCCGATCGCCACGGTGAACGCGAACAGCTGGATCTCCTCGCGTCCCGGGGTGCCGGCCGGGACGCCGGCCGCGGCGGCGAGCGTGACCACCCCGCGCATGCCGGTCCACGACACCACCGCCAGGGTCCGCCACGACGGGGCCGCGCGGTCGCGGCCGAACAGCCGCACGGTCTGCGGCAGGTACGCCGAGACGAACACGGCCGGGATCCGCACGAGCATCGTCACCGCGAGCACGGCCACCGCGACCAGGGCCAGCGTCCCGTTGTCGCGGGCCGCGTGCTGCGCGCCTTCGAGCACGAACGGCAGCTGCAGGCCCATCATCGCGAACACCAGCGATTCGAGCAGGACGTCGATGGACGCCCAGACGGACCGGTCCTGCATGCGCGTCGCCGGGGACGCGTAGATCGACCGGTGGCCGAGGAACAGGCCCGCCGCGACGACGGCGAGCACGCCGGATCCGCCGAAGTCGTCGCTGAAGGGGTGCAGGTGCTCCGCGGCGACGTACGCGGCGAACGGCACGATGATCCCGAACGCCGACTCGATCAGCGGGTCGTCGAGCTGCCGCCGGATCAGCACCACGGCGGCGCCGATCGCCAGCCCGACGGCGATGCCGAGCACGGTCGCGACGCCGAACACCGCGAACCCGTGCCCGGCCGAACCGGCGGTGCCGGCGACGGCGGCGAGCGCGACCTTGTACAGCGTCAGCGCGGCGGCGTCGTTGACCAGGCTTTCGCCGGTCAGCACGGTCATCACCCGCCGTGGCAGGCCGAGCTTGCGGCCGATCGCCACCGCGGTCACCGCGTCCGGGGGTGCCACGACCGCGCCGAGCACGAGCGCCGACGCGAAGGGCACGTCGGGCAGCAGCAGGTGCACCACGAAGGCGACGACGACCGCGGTCACCGCGACCAGCACCACGCCGAGCGCGACGATCGGCCGCAGCGCGCGCTTGAAGTGCGTCAGCGAGCTTTCCAGCGACGTCGAATACAGCAGCGGCGGCAGCACGACGGTGAGGACCAGTTCCGGCTCGAGCTCCAGCCGCGGCACGCCGGGGACCAGCGCGACCCCGAGCGCGACGACGACCACCAGCAGCGGCGCGGACAGGTTGTAGCGCCGGGCGAGCGCGGTGAGCGCCAGCGATCCGGCGAGCACGGCCATGAGCGTCAGGATCTCCACGCGCGTGATCTTTCCGCAGGTAGAGGCCATGCGCTCGGCTTCCGCTGAATGGAAGTGACCTGGCTCGCCCCGGGCCGCCGGGGCATACTGTGCGCCATACGCACAGCTGTGCGGATCATGTGCACCGACGCACGTCCGGAGGTTCCCCATGTCCGCTGGCGCCCGCTCCTGGGTCGTGCCCCTGGCCTGGACCGCCGTCCTGCTCGACGGGTTCGACCTGGTCGTGCTCGGCACCGTGCTGCCCGTGCTGCTGCGCGGCCACGTCTGGGGGCTGACGCCGGGCACGGCGTCGGTCGTCTCCACGGTGGGCCTGGCCGGGATGATGCTGGGCGGCCTGGCGATCGGCACGATCACCGACGTCATCGGCCGCCGGAAGGCGCTGATCATCTCGGTCGCGTTGTTCTCGCTGTGCACGCTGCTGTGCGCGGTCGCGCCCTCGACGTTCGTCTTCGGCCTGCTGCGGTTCGTCGCCGGCCTCGGCCTCGGCGGCTGCCTGCCGACGGCCATCACGCTGGTCACGGAGTACGCGCGGCACGGCCGGTCTGGCAGCGCCACCACCACGGTGATGACCGGCTACCACGTCGGTGCCGTGCTGACGGCGTTGCTCGGCATCGTGCTGATCGCGCCGCTGGGCTGGCGGGCGATGTTCGTCGCCGGCGCGGTCCCCGCGGTCGTGCTGATCCCGTTGATGCTGAAGTTCCTGCCGGAGTCCGAGACGTTCCAGCGGGTCCGCGAGACCGAGCGGTCGGCCGGGCACGCCGTGGCCGGGTTGTTCCGCGGTGGCCTGCTGCGCGCGACGATCGCGTTCTGGGTGACGTCGTTCATGGGCCTGCTGCTGGTGTACGGGCTCAACACGTGGCTGCCGGAGATCATGCGGCAGGCCGGCTACCCGCTCGGCGCCGCGCTGAGCCTGCTGCTGACGCTGAACGTCGGCGGCATCGCCGGGCTGCTGGTCGCGGGCCGGGTGGCCGACCGCGTCGGCATCCGGCCGTCGGCCATCGCCTGGTTCTGCGCGGGCGCGGTGTTCCTCGCGCTGCTGAGCGTCAAGCTGCCCGCCGCGGGCCTGTACGCGGCGGTGTTCCTCACCGGCTGTTTCGTGTTCAGCGCGCAGGTGCTGGTGTACGCCTACATCGGCCGGATCTACCCGGACGCGGTCCGCGCGACCGGCCTCGGCTGGTCGGCGGGCATCGGCCGGGTGGGCGCGATCTCCGGCCCGATCCTCGGCGGCGCCCTGCTGACGGCGGGCATCGCGTACCCGTGGGGCTTCTACGCGTTCGCCGGCGTCGGCGCGCTGGGCGCGGCGGCCGTGACGGTGGTCCGCCCCGGCCGCCACAGGCCGGCTGTGGAACCCGCGCCGGCCGCGGACTCCCGCCCCGCCACCACCTGATTTCAGCCCAGCTCTTTCAGCTCCTGCTCCACCGCGGCCAGTTCCGCCTCGGAGCCCTGGACCTTCGGGCCGGTGAACCACTTCCGCGCCGAGGCGACCCACCA
Proteins encoded in this region:
- a CDS encoding TIGR03564 family F420-dependent LLM class oxidoreductase translates to MTIGVTLPAGDTAAAPNLVDELIAQTRQAADAGLKSVWFSQLPLGQDAITVAALAGREVPGIEVGTSVVPTYPRHPFLVASAAQTAQAATGGRFTLGIGLGSQGFLGPVYGLEYPPPIRHLREYLTVLKQVFAGEAVDFEGETVTAKAPGPSTVGGAVPVVVAAMGPQALRVTGELADGTLPYLAGPRALSERIVPALPGGKRIIAAVPAVVTDEPDAVRALAVEQMGFYAQIPSYQRILDAEGVDHPADLALIGDEKTVLEGLRRYYDAGATGVVVTQTGIRSAEERLRTWEVVSSAGS
- a CDS encoding Na+/H+ antiporter → MEILTLMAVLAGSLALTALARRYNLSAPLLVVVVALGVALVPGVPRLELEPELVLTVVLPPLLYSTSLESSLTHFKRALRPIVALGVVLVAVTAVVVAFVVHLLLPDVPFASALVLGAVVAPPDAVTAVAIGRKLGLPRRVMTVLTGESLVNDAAALTLYKVALAAVAGTAGSAGHGFAVFGVATVLGIAVGLAIGAAVVLIRRQLDDPLIESAFGIIVPFAAYVAAEHLHPFSDDFGGSGVLAVVAAGLFLGHRSIYASPATRMQDRSVWASIDVLLESLVFAMMGLQLPFVLEGAQHAARDNGTLALVAVAVLAVTMLVRIPAVFVSAYLPQTVRLFGRDRAAPSWRTLAVVSWTGMRGVVTLAAAAGVPAGTPGREEIQLFAFTVAIGTVLIQGLTLPPLIRVLKVQDPSEAERDEAEELAAREVAKKAAHERLREISRDRLASLDLPPERIDRLKERLERLVDTRYRFAKAAITLSGEERAGSPQAQFAKARRELLITQRKAMLEENRAGRLDDEILQKVLRELDLEELSVSTTLTNRLS
- a CDS encoding MFS transporter, whose protein sequence is MSAGARSWVVPLAWTAVLLDGFDLVVLGTVLPVLLRGHVWGLTPGTASVVSTVGLAGMMLGGLAIGTITDVIGRRKALIISVALFSLCTLLCAVAPSTFVFGLLRFVAGLGLGGCLPTAITLVTEYARHGRSGSATTTVMTGYHVGAVLTALLGIVLIAPLGWRAMFVAGAVPAVVLIPLMLKFLPESETFQRVRETERSAGHAVAGLFRGGLLRATIAFWVTSFMGLLLVYGLNTWLPEIMRQAGYPLGAALSLLLTLNVGGIAGLLVAGRVADRVGIRPSAIAWFCAGAVFLALLSVKLPAAGLYAAVFLTGCFVFSAQVLVYAYIGRIYPDAVRATGLGWSAGIGRVGAISGPILGGALLTAGIAYPWGFYAFAGVGALGAAAVTVVRPGRHRPAVEPAPAADSRPATT
- a CDS encoding OsmC family protein, with the protein product MSLTDVIDGTRRAVDADPHNAAVSFSVANTLKPGTRTEVEVKVRDHSFTVDEPPALGGTDHAANPVEYALAALGSCQVITYQFWAAKRGIPLDSIKVTVDGDLDLHGFFGFSFNTRPGFGDVRVSVELEGPASRERYEDLKREVDEHCPVLDLFRNETPVSTKLT
- a CDS encoding adenylosuccinate synthase, which produces MPAIVLIGAQWGDEGKGKATDLMGDRVQWVVRYQGGNNAGHTVVLPNGENFALHLIPSGILTPGVTNVIGNGVVVDPGVLLEELSGLEARDVDTSKLLISADAHLIMPYHVAIDKVTERYLGSRKIGTTGRGIGPCYQDKIARVGVRVQDLLDEKIFRQKVEAALEFKNQVLVKVYNRKALDANQVADEVLTAGEKFAHRIADTRLQLNQALERGETVLLEGSQGTLLDVDHGTYPFVTSSNPTSGGASAGSGIGPGRITTVLGILKAYTTRVGSGPFPTELHDESGEYLRKQGGEFGVTTGRSRRTGWFDAVIARYAVRVNGITDYFLTKLDVLSGLEKVPVCVGYEVDGFRTQDMPMTQTDVHHAIPIYEEHPGWFEDISGCRTFEELPANARAYVERLEELSGARISAIGVGPGRDQTIVRHEFV
- a CDS encoding HNH endonuclease family protein, with the protein product MPTRRAVRHSFTILAVTAVLSGTLAGVADATPPGIPSATTAKSELAALTVKADGSLTGYSRDKFPHWIDQGNNCNTREVVLKRDGTNVVTDSSCAPISGKWFSPYDGATWTAASDVDIDHVVPLADAWRTGASTWTTAQRQAYANDLTDPQLIAVTDNVNQEKGDKSPDAWKPPLVSYWCTYAKMWVAVKYKFKLTINSAEKSALTDMLNRC